The Flavobacterium sp. 20NA77.7 genome includes the window CACATAGCACATTGAGCTTTTGCTTCAAGTAAAAAGAAACAAGTAAAAAATAAAAACAATACGCTTACTTGTAACCGGTTATTACTTTTAACTTTTGAGCTTTGACTATAATCATTAATTTGCATAATACGGCGATATCATTAAATAGACTACTACACCTGTAACAGCAACATATAACCAAATTGGAAAGGTAATTTTAGCTAATTTTTTATGCTTATCAAACTGATTTGCTAACGCTCTTACATAAGTAAATAAAACCAAAGGAATAATAATAACAGACAAAGAAATATGTGTAAATAATATAAAATAATACACATAACGTATAGTGCCAACTCCCGTTTTTTCAGCTTCATTAAGCATACCGTCATGATTAATATCGCCAAAATAAACCGTATTTGCAGTCATGTGGTAGGCAACATACATAACTAAAAAAGCTAAAGAACAACCAATAGCTACTTTCATTAAGCCTTCATGTAAATTTCTATTTTTGTTTTTTATTGCCCACACTGCAGCAATTAATACAACTGCCGTTAAAGCATTTATTCCCGCGTAAATAGGTGGTAAAAATGTTAACGGTTCAACATCATACCCTAATTTTCTTAAATTGACGCCAAATAATAAGGCCACGGCAAGTGGAATAATTATTGATACCGCAATAATTAGTTTTTTATATTTTGTTTCAACTGTGTTTTCCATCTTTTATTCTTTTAATAATAATGTTATGTCTTCTTTAATGGCATTAATACCTGGCTGTTCTAAACCATCATAATATAATATTGGGTTACCAAAACTATCTTTTCTACATCTAATTTTTCCTTCTTTATCTACTAAGGCAAATAATCCAGAATGTTCGAATCCACCCGCTACATTTTTGTTCTTCCCTGCAAATATATTAAATCCTTTGTTAGCTAAATTCATTATATACGTATAATCACCAGTTAAAAAATTCCAGTTAGGATGTTTTACGCCTAATTTCTGTGCATGTTCTTTTAAGACGGCTGATGTATCATTTTCAGGATCAATTGTAATGGAAACCATGCCGAAATCTAAATCGCCATAAAAAGCATCTTGCAACTGCAACATGTTTTTGTTCATTTTAGGACAAATTGAAGGACATGACGCAAAGAAAAATTCCACTACATAGACTTTTCCTTCATAATCTTTATTGGTTATTTTTTTACCATTTTGATTTGTTAATTCAAACCTAGGTGCAGATCCTATTTCTACTAAATCATTTTTTTTAAAACGCTCTTTTAACTCTTTTACAGTCCAGATACCAA containing:
- a CDS encoding SCO family protein, whose translation is MKKKTSYIGISFIVLIFGIWTVKELKERFKKNDLVEIGSAPRFELTNQNGKKITNKDYEGKVYVVEFFFASCPSICPKMNKNMLQLQDAFYGDLDFGMVSITIDPENDTSAVLKEHAQKLGVKHPNWNFLTGDYTYIMNLANKGFNIFAGKNKNVAGGFEHSGLFALVDKEGKIRCRKDSFGNPILYYDGLEQPGINAIKEDITLLLKE
- a CDS encoding DUF420 domain-containing protein; translation: MENTVETKYKKLIIAVSIIIPLAVALLFGVNLRKLGYDVEPLTFLPPIYAGINALTAVVLIAAVWAIKNKNRNLHEGLMKVAIGCSLAFLVMYVAYHMTANTVYFGDINHDGMLNEAEKTGVGTIRYVYYFILFTHISLSVIIIPLVLFTYVRALANQFDKHKKLAKITFPIWLYVAVTGVVVYLMISPYYAN